In a single window of the Arthrobacter zhangbolii genome:
- a CDS encoding NAD(P)-dependent malic enzyme: MMDGNPTHASASNTEPITTDEIFSAHEGGKLSVETRLPLDSKRALSIAYTPGVAQVSRAIAAEPELAASHTWASRLVVVVSDGTAVLGLGDIGPAASLPVMEGKSALFRTFGGLNSIPLVLDTTNVDEIIETLVRLRPSYGAVNLEDISAPRCFELEQRLIEALDCPVMHDDQHGTAIVVLAALRNAARVTGRELAGLRVVISGAGAAGVACANILLEAGIPDVVVLDSKGVVGSARTDLTSVKADLAARTNPRGVAGGAAEALQDADVFIGVSSGTVAEDILAGMAPEAVIFALSNPDPEVHPETARRYAAVVATGRSDFPNQINNVLAFPGVFRGALDSGARRITAAMKVAAATAIADLVGEDLTAEYIVPSPLDPRVAPAVAAAVAAAATA; this comes from the coding sequence ATGATGGACGGCAACCCCACCCACGCCAGCGCATCGAACACTGAACCGATCACTACCGACGAGATATTTTCCGCGCACGAAGGCGGGAAGCTTTCGGTGGAAACCCGGCTTCCGCTGGACTCCAAGCGGGCGCTCTCCATTGCTTACACGCCCGGTGTTGCGCAGGTCAGCCGCGCCATCGCAGCTGAACCCGAACTCGCTGCCTCGCATACCTGGGCCTCACGCCTGGTGGTTGTGGTCAGCGACGGCACGGCTGTGCTGGGACTGGGGGACATTGGCCCCGCGGCTTCCCTGCCCGTTATGGAGGGAAAATCCGCACTATTCCGCACTTTCGGCGGCCTGAACTCGATTCCCCTGGTGCTGGACACCACCAACGTGGATGAAATCATCGAAACACTGGTCCGCCTGCGGCCCAGCTACGGGGCGGTGAACCTGGAAGACATTTCGGCGCCGCGCTGCTTCGAGCTTGAGCAGCGCCTGATTGAAGCACTGGATTGCCCGGTTATGCACGATGACCAGCACGGAACCGCCATTGTGGTGCTTGCTGCCCTGCGGAACGCTGCACGGGTAACCGGACGTGAGCTTGCCGGACTGCGCGTGGTGATTTCCGGAGCGGGGGCTGCCGGTGTCGCCTGCGCGAACATCCTGCTCGAAGCGGGGATACCCGACGTCGTGGTGCTGGACTCCAAGGGTGTGGTGGGTTCCGCGCGTACCGACCTGACCAGCGTCAAAGCTGATCTGGCAGCGCGGACAAACCCGCGTGGGGTGGCCGGGGGTGCGGCCGAAGCACTGCAGGATGCAGATGTGTTTATCGGGGTGTCTTCGGGCACTGTCGCTGAAGACATCCTTGCCGGCATGGCTCCCGAAGCCGTCATTTTCGCCCTGTCCAACCCGGATCCCGAAGTGCATCCGGAAACCGCCCGGCGCTATGCCGCCGTCGTTGCAACCGGACGCAGCGATTTCCCGAACCAGATCAACAACGTGCTCGCTTTCCCCGGCGTGTTCCGCGGTGCGCTGGACAGCGGTGCCCGCCGGATCACGGCGGCGATGAAGGTGGCCGCAGCCACCGCCATTGCGGACCTGGTGGGTGAAGATCTGACGGCGGAGTACATCGTGCCCAGCCCGCTGGATCCGCGGGTCGCCCCGGCGGTGGCTGCAGCCGTCGCTGCAGCCGCCACCGCCTAG
- a CDS encoding phage holin family protein: MNRSASTRTQRTAGSSSLVGLAKVMARLTPRQLNDEFALATAEMKQKGIKAGIAAALMVVALVLLAALAISLLVAGILALSLVMPGWLAALLVAAFFLVIAAIAGLIGFSRFKKTLPLLPEEAIRGLRYDVGVLKEGRRFDPATLDKPKEPKEKKDKKAEKADKPEGPKQPTPEELRTRARQRREHLAAVRDGLGEKVDVKARIQELKSRRAAGSRSTANTGAGSGSGQADDVLAMIRERWQPLAVMGASLLAMVIMFRRLAQK, translated from the coding sequence ATGAACCGCTCTGCTAGCACTCGGACACAGCGAACGGCGGGGAGCTCTTCGCTGGTGGGGCTGGCAAAGGTCATGGCTCGCCTGACGCCGCGCCAGTTGAATGACGAGTTTGCCCTCGCCACTGCGGAAATGAAACAGAAGGGCATTAAGGCGGGCATCGCCGCGGCTCTTATGGTGGTGGCCCTCGTGCTGCTCGCAGCCCTGGCCATTTCGCTGCTGGTGGCAGGCATCCTTGCCCTGTCGCTGGTCATGCCCGGCTGGCTGGCGGCACTCCTGGTCGCCGCATTCTTCCTCGTGATCGCGGCAATTGCAGGCCTGATCGGCTTCAGCCGTTTCAAGAAGACCCTGCCGCTGCTGCCCGAAGAGGCCATCCGCGGACTGCGCTACGACGTCGGCGTACTGAAGGAAGGCCGCCGCTTCGATCCGGCCACCTTGGACAAGCCCAAGGAACCGAAGGAGAAGAAGGACAAAAAGGCGGAGAAGGCTGACAAGCCTGAAGGCCCGAAGCAGCCGACCCCTGAGGAACTGCGGACCCGTGCACGCCAGCGGCGCGAACACCTTGCCGCAGTCCGTGACGGACTGGGCGAAAAGGTGGACGTCAAGGCCCGTATCCAGGAGCTGAAGTCCCGCCGTGCGGCAGGCTCCCGCTCCACCGCCAACACCGGCGCCGGTTCCGGCTCCGGGCAGGCAGACGATGTACTGGCCATGATCAGGGAACGCTGGCAGCCGCTGGCGGTCATGGGCGCTTCCCTGCTCGCCATGGTCATAATGTTCCGCCGGCTCGCCCAAAAGTAA
- a CDS encoding acyl-CoA dehydrogenase family protein, with translation MATIDVDNLPYPDGDFYAFEDLLTDKERDRLHEIRTWLAAEVKPHAADWWNAGEFPHHMIPKIAELDVMSPVYRQGYSNLFAGLCHAEVTRADTSFATFLGVHDGLFTGSIEALASEEQKAAWLPDIYAMKKIGAFGLTEPLGGSDVAGGTRTTARRDGDNWILNGEKRWIGNATFSDWVVIYARDVEDNQVKGFLVDTKTPGYRATKIENKIALRTVQNADIVLDNVVVSDDFHLKGANSFRDTNKVLKVTRLAVAWQAVGQQMAAFDVARKYAVERHQFGKPLASFQLVQEQLVKILGNTVSSLGMMVRLAQLEDLGQAKDEQSALAKAFTTARMRESVALGRSILGGNGIVTDYGMAKIFADAEAIYSYEGTYEINTLVTGRAITGVAAFV, from the coding sequence ATGGCAACTATCGACGTCGACAACCTTCCGTACCCGGACGGCGACTTCTACGCATTCGAGGACCTGCTCACTGACAAGGAGCGCGACCGTCTGCATGAAATCCGGACCTGGCTTGCCGCGGAGGTCAAACCGCACGCCGCTGACTGGTGGAACGCCGGTGAATTCCCGCACCACATGATCCCCAAGATCGCCGAACTTGACGTAATGAGCCCGGTTTACCGCCAGGGCTACTCCAACCTCTTCGCCGGCCTCTGCCACGCTGAGGTCACCCGCGCGGACACCTCGTTCGCCACGTTCCTGGGTGTGCATGACGGCCTCTTCACCGGTTCCATTGAGGCACTGGCCTCCGAAGAGCAGAAGGCAGCCTGGCTGCCGGATATCTACGCCATGAAGAAGATCGGCGCCTTCGGCCTGACGGAGCCGCTCGGCGGTTCCGACGTCGCCGGCGGCACCCGCACCACCGCACGCCGCGACGGGGACAACTGGATCCTCAACGGCGAAAAGCGCTGGATCGGCAACGCCACGTTCTCCGACTGGGTTGTCATCTACGCCCGCGACGTTGAAGACAACCAGGTCAAGGGTTTCCTCGTGGACACCAAGACCCCCGGTTACCGCGCCACGAAGATCGAAAACAAGATTGCGCTCCGCACCGTGCAGAACGCGGACATCGTGCTGGACAACGTGGTGGTCAGCGACGATTTCCACCTCAAGGGCGCAAACAGCTTCCGCGACACCAACAAGGTGCTGAAGGTTACCCGCCTTGCCGTAGCCTGGCAGGCCGTGGGCCAGCAGATGGCTGCCTTTGATGTTGCCCGCAAGTACGCGGTGGAACGCCACCAGTTCGGCAAGCCGCTGGCATCCTTCCAGCTGGTGCAGGAACAGCTGGTAAAGATCCTGGGCAACACGGTCAGCTCGCTGGGCATGATGGTCCGCCTGGCCCAGCTGGAAGACCTCGGCCAGGCCAAGGATGAGCAGTCCGCACTTGCCAAGGCTTTCACCACCGCCCGTATGCGCGAATCCGTTGCCCTCGGCCGCAGTATCCTGGGTGGCAACGGCATTGTCACCGACTACGGCATGGCGAAGATCTTCGCCGATGCCGAGGCAATCTACTCGTATGAAGGCACCTACGAGATCAATACTCTGGTTACCGGCCGTGCGATCACGGGTGTAGCCGCGTTCGTCTAA
- a CDS encoding DMT family transporter yields the protein MVGIAVACALASAFFLAFGAQRQGSAVRADTGGLALNSSQLSRLLRNPRWLFGLLLLGTGMALNVAALSMAPLTVVQPIGSIALVITTVVNSRDQGLRMNRITVAAITACVTGSMLFVSLAILVTRSQQEVEPAQEVTIVLILAVVVAFFGTLNLVFGKRLGAIAHILGAGILFGFVAVLTKIIAGDLLNPNGRFLLNVPWYTIVGIAAAGALGSWFVQNAYSSGPPDLVIAGLTVIDPMVGIAIGISVLHELRPDVPAVAAVAMAVAALIAIVGVIALSRYHPDVIQRRNEERRRQKLASKNPKHR from the coding sequence ATGGTAGGGATCGCCGTCGCCTGCGCCCTGGCCAGCGCCTTCTTCCTCGCCTTTGGCGCCCAGCGCCAGGGCAGCGCCGTCCGCGCCGACACCGGCGGACTGGCATTGAACTCTTCCCAGCTCAGCAGGCTGCTGCGCAATCCGCGATGGCTTTTCGGCCTTCTGCTGCTGGGTACGGGCATGGCCCTGAACGTGGCCGCACTCTCCATGGCCCCGCTCACCGTGGTGCAGCCGATCGGTTCGATTGCCCTGGTGATCACCACGGTGGTGAACTCGCGCGACCAGGGGCTGCGGATGAACCGCATCACTGTCGCCGCCATCACCGCCTGCGTCACGGGCAGCATGCTGTTTGTGTCGCTGGCCATCCTGGTCACCCGCAGCCAGCAGGAGGTGGAGCCGGCCCAGGAAGTGACCATTGTGCTGATCCTCGCCGTCGTGGTGGCGTTCTTCGGCACCCTGAACCTGGTGTTCGGCAAGCGGCTCGGCGCCATTGCGCACATCCTCGGGGCGGGGATCCTGTTCGGTTTTGTGGCCGTGCTGACCAAGATCATCGCCGGGGACCTGCTCAACCCCAACGGCCGTTTCCTGCTGAACGTGCCGTGGTACACCATCGTGGGCATCGCTGCGGCCGGCGCACTGGGTTCATGGTTTGTGCAGAACGCATATTCCAGCGGCCCTCCGGACCTGGTGATCGCCGGCCTGACCGTTATTGATCCGATGGTGGGGATCGCCATCGGCATCTCCGTGCTGCATGAATTGCGCCCCGACGTGCCCGCAGTGGCCGCCGTTGCCATGGCTGTTGCAGCCCTGATTGCTATTGTTGGGGTCATAGCCCTCTCGAGGTACCACCCTGATGTTATCCAGCGGCGGAATGAAGAGCGGAGGCGGCAGAAGCTGGCCTCAAAGAATCCGAAACACCGATAA
- a CDS encoding CDP-alcohol phosphatidyltransferase family protein, whose amino-acid sequence MIKLIGAGTRPDMELTVSERFWTIPNLVTVLRFLGIPLFVFFIAQDRYGSAFLTLVIVGSTDWIDGYLARRLNQVSTTGQWLDPVADRLALIIVSATFVLDGIAPAWLILSIAVPDAVLILNALVLFRGSPDLPVSTIGKVRTALLLVGAPLLLLNRVPGFDSPGLAAAGTIVLVLGCLGHIAAAGGYLAAAWRKYQHLQEQVPAGTGTGHVP is encoded by the coding sequence GTGATCAAACTCATCGGTGCCGGAACACGTCCCGACATGGAACTGACCGTGTCGGAGAGGTTCTGGACCATACCGAATCTGGTCACGGTCCTTCGCTTTCTGGGCATTCCGCTGTTTGTTTTTTTCATTGCCCAGGACCGCTACGGCAGCGCCTTCCTCACACTGGTCATTGTGGGATCCACCGACTGGATTGACGGCTATCTGGCCCGCCGGCTCAACCAGGTTTCCACCACCGGCCAGTGGCTTGATCCGGTAGCGGACCGGCTGGCCCTGATAATCGTCTCGGCCACGTTTGTGCTGGACGGCATCGCCCCGGCCTGGCTGATCCTCAGCATTGCCGTTCCGGATGCTGTCCTGATCCTCAACGCATTGGTGCTCTTCCGTGGCAGCCCGGACCTTCCGGTGAGTACCATCGGCAAGGTCCGAACCGCCCTTCTGCTGGTGGGCGCCCCGTTGCTGCTGCTGAACCGGGTCCCTGGATTCGACTCACCCGGGCTCGCCGCGGCCGGCACCATCGTGCTGGTCCTTGGCTGCCTCGGGCACATTGCAGCGGCGGGTGGCTATCTCGCTGCCGCCTGGCGAAAATACCAGCACCTGCAGGAGCAGGTCCCGGCCGGAACCGGAACCGGCCATGTTCCCTAG
- a CDS encoding glycosyltransferase, giving the protein MTETPVQKPLTILIACDTYPPHLNGAAQFGYRLARGMHGRGHNVHVLAPNDVDGGSRTDLDGEWAVHRLRSHGVPTHEYWRICLPWEIKKEIALLFDRVQPDVVHIQCHYMVGEYTLYEARKRGIRVIATNHFMPENLDPFLPFPKWVKRIVAKNSWKDMGKVMGQAQVVTTPTPLAAEAMYRHAFLHDVMPLSNGIDASVYEPRPGEQIEPHPGPTVLFVGRLAEEKHVDVLIDAVAKTPPELGIRAEIVGGGEVKPALQAQAQRLGLGDRVVFRGLVSDEELRQAYLKADLFCQPGTAELQSLVTLEAMSASKPVLLADAMALPHLVEKGRNGYLFTPGDSDELAGRITEILELAPEDRQAMGSYSREMVDRHSLEATLATFEGLYRGVPVEGIPAR; this is encoded by the coding sequence GTGACCGAAACGCCGGTACAAAAACCGCTGACGATCCTGATTGCCTGTGACACCTATCCTCCGCATCTGAACGGCGCTGCACAGTTCGGCTACCGGCTGGCGCGGGGCATGCACGGGCGGGGCCACAACGTGCACGTCCTGGCCCCGAACGACGTCGACGGCGGCAGCCGCACCGATCTTGACGGTGAGTGGGCGGTCCACCGGCTCCGCTCGCACGGCGTCCCGACCCATGAATACTGGCGCATTTGCCTGCCATGGGAGATCAAGAAGGAAATCGCACTGCTCTTTGACCGGGTGCAGCCGGACGTGGTGCACATCCAGTGCCACTACATGGTGGGGGAGTACACGCTCTACGAAGCACGCAAGCGCGGCATCCGGGTCATCGCCACCAACCACTTCATGCCCGAGAACCTGGACCCGTTCCTTCCGTTCCCCAAATGGGTCAAACGGATTGTGGCGAAGAACTCCTGGAAGGACATGGGCAAGGTCATGGGGCAGGCGCAGGTGGTCACCACGCCCACCCCGCTGGCCGCCGAGGCCATGTACCGCCACGCCTTCCTGCATGACGTCATGCCGCTCTCCAACGGCATTGACGCGTCGGTCTATGAACCCCGCCCGGGGGAGCAGATTGAGCCGCATCCGGGACCCACAGTGCTGTTTGTCGGCCGGCTGGCTGAGGAAAAGCACGTGGACGTATTGATCGATGCCGTGGCCAAGACACCGCCGGAGCTGGGCATACGTGCCGAAATTGTCGGCGGCGGGGAAGTCAAGCCTGCCCTGCAGGCACAGGCGCAGCGGCTGGGGCTGGGGGACCGGGTGGTGTTCCGCGGCTTGGTCTCGGACGAGGAACTTCGCCAGGCGTACCTGAAGGCGGACCTGTTCTGCCAGCCGGGCACCGCTGAACTGCAGTCCCTGGTAACGCTGGAGGCCATGTCCGCGTCCAAGCCCGTGCTGCTGGCCGATGCCATGGCACTGCCGCACCTGGTGGAAAAGGGCCGTAACGGGTACCTGTTTACGCCCGGAGACAGTGACGAACTCGCCGGGCGCATTACGGAGATCCTGGAACTCGCGCCGGAGGACCGTCAGGCGATGGGCAGTTACAGCCGGGAGATGGTGGACCGGCACAGCCTGGAGGCCACATTGGCCACCTTTGAGGGTCTGTACCGCGGTGTGCCCGTGGAAGGCATTCCCGCCCGGTGA
- a CDS encoding cation:dicarboxylate symporter family transporter produces MTEPISPKRPTFLHSKIYKSLFVQLLIAVILGVVVGYVWPDVGAAFKVLGDGFIRLIKMIIAPLIFLVIVTGIARISDVKAVGRVGVKALAYFLAASSFALLFGMVVGNVVRPGAGLNIDPSGLDTSDLDAKTSAEVASPAEFILNIIPVSVFDAFASNSLLQVLFFSVFFGAAAVVIGRETCEPVLRVMEGTLEIIFKVMSWIMRLAPIGAFGAMAFIIGQYGLSTLGTYAKLIAACYGAALLFIGVLFVIARVFAGVPLWQFIKYTREEFLLALGTASTESVMPRIMTKLTNAGCSRATTGLVIPTGYSFNLDGAAIYLSISVVFLAQAFNIDLSFEQQLGALGILLLTSKGMAGVPGSSFLALSATAAALGLFPVAGVALLLGADRLMDSMRVVVNLLGNCVATFVVAKWEGQLDRQAMLEAFAGHGTAVPAGLALHTEEEPAAAERASSAKLP; encoded by the coding sequence ATGACAGAGCCGATAAGTCCGAAACGCCCTACATTCCTTCACTCGAAGATTTACAAATCGTTATTTGTGCAATTGCTTATTGCCGTAATCCTGGGTGTGGTTGTGGGGTATGTCTGGCCGGATGTCGGTGCTGCCTTCAAAGTCCTGGGTGACGGCTTTATCCGGCTGATTAAAATGATCATTGCGCCTTTGATCTTCCTGGTGATTGTCACCGGTATCGCCCGGATCAGCGATGTGAAGGCAGTGGGGCGCGTCGGCGTGAAGGCACTTGCCTACTTCCTGGCCGCGTCCAGCTTCGCCCTCCTCTTCGGGATGGTGGTGGGCAACGTGGTCCGGCCGGGCGCGGGGCTGAACATTGACCCGTCCGGCCTGGACACGTCGGACCTGGATGCAAAAACCTCAGCCGAAGTGGCATCGCCGGCCGAATTTATCCTGAATATCATTCCGGTCAGCGTCTTTGACGCTTTCGCATCCAATTCCCTGTTGCAGGTTCTTTTCTTCTCAGTCTTTTTTGGCGCGGCAGCCGTGGTTATCGGGCGAGAGACCTGCGAACCGGTCCTGCGGGTGATGGAAGGGACCCTGGAGATTATTTTCAAGGTGATGTCCTGGATCATGCGGCTGGCCCCCATCGGTGCCTTTGGTGCGATGGCCTTCATCATCGGCCAGTACGGCCTTTCAACACTGGGCACCTACGCCAAACTCATTGCCGCCTGCTATGGCGCTGCCCTGCTCTTCATCGGTGTCCTGTTTGTGATCGCCCGGGTTTTCGCCGGGGTGCCGCTCTGGCAGTTCATTAAGTACACCCGGGAAGAGTTCCTCCTTGCCCTCGGGACCGCATCCACGGAGTCCGTGATGCCGAGGATCATGACCAAACTGACCAACGCCGGATGCTCGCGCGCAACCACCGGCCTGGTCATCCCCACCGGATACTCCTTCAACCTGGACGGCGCGGCCATTTATCTGTCCATTTCGGTCGTGTTCCTGGCACAGGCCTTCAACATCGACCTCAGTTTCGAACAGCAGCTTGGCGCTTTGGGGATTCTGCTCCTGACGTCCAAAGGCATGGCAGGGGTTCCCGGCTCATCCTTCCTGGCCCTCTCCGCCACGGCAGCTGCCCTGGGGCTGTTCCCTGTGGCCGGCGTTGCCCTGCTCCTCGGCGCGGACCGGCTGATGGATTCCATGCGGGTGGTGGTGAACCTGTTGGGAAACTGCGTGGCGACGTTTGTCGTGGCTAAGTGGGAAGGGCAGCTGGACCGGCAGGCAATGCTGGAGGCGTTCGCCGGACACGGAACAGCGGTGCCCGCGGGTCTTGCTCTGCATACGGAGGAAGAACCGGCGGCGGCTGAGCGGGCTTCTTCCGCAAAGCTCCCGTAA
- a CDS encoding M23 family metallopeptidase: MRIFPSLPLVALLLVAVLLPAPPEPAPAVPVSTGRVGGARFAAPWSWPLSPDPAPIRYFDKPAQPWLAGHRGVDLAATPAAPVLAPADGYVVFAGVVVNRPVLTIDHGSGLKSSFESVTASVGTGTFVARGTEVGTVASSPEVHCSGNCLHWGVRLEKEYVNPLDYVLDRRPSVLLPVGNSAAVGRGPLFRIPRFRF, translated from the coding sequence ATGAGGATATTCCCGTCCCTGCCGCTGGTGGCGCTCCTTCTGGTGGCAGTGCTCCTACCGGCCCCGCCTGAGCCGGCACCGGCTGTCCCTGTCTCCACAGGGCGGGTGGGCGGTGCCCGGTTTGCCGCGCCGTGGTCGTGGCCCCTGAGTCCGGATCCCGCACCGATCAGATACTTCGATAAACCCGCCCAGCCGTGGCTCGCCGGGCACCGGGGTGTTGACCTGGCAGCGACGCCGGCCGCTCCGGTTCTCGCCCCGGCGGACGGCTACGTTGTTTTCGCCGGCGTGGTGGTGAACCGCCCGGTGCTCACCATTGACCACGGCAGCGGACTGAAATCCAGTTTTGAGTCGGTGACAGCGTCTGTGGGCACGGGTACCTTCGTGGCGCGGGGAACCGAGGTCGGCACGGTGGCGTCCAGTCCGGAAGTGCACTGCAGCGGCAACTGCCTTCACTGGGGTGTGCGGCTGGAGAAGGAGTACGTCAATCCTCTGGACTACGTCCTGGACCGGCGGCCGTCCGTGCTGCTGCCCGTCGGTAATTCGGCGGCAGTGGGACGCGGGCCGCTGTTCCGGATCCCGCGTTTCCGGTTTTAA
- a CDS encoding sugar porter family MFS transporter, producing the protein MGATQPGPNQGGSERIAHPGKVIGVTVAAAVGGLLFGFDTAVINGAVDAIGEEFTLSPGILGFTVAITLLGCAVGAWFAGQLADRLGRKLVMVGAAVLFAANSVGSAFAFSEWDLMLWRLIGGLAIGTASVIAPGYIAEVAPAKWRGALGSVQQLAITIGIFAALLSDAFLANSAGSALGELWWGLAAWRWMLLVGVLPAIVYGVLALTIPESPQFLVRRNRDAEAATVLSSISGVTDTDRKIREIRESFKSPKPTFHDLRGPKFGLQPILWVGMAIAAFQQLVGINAIFYYSTTLWKSVGFSESDSFTTSVITSVVNVVMTLVAIAFVDRIGRRKLLMIGSAGMFVGLLAATVSFFQAEDVAGEVSLPGIWGPVALVGANLFVVFFAATWGPVMWVTLGEVFPNNIRSLALGLGAMVNWIFNFIVTLAFPWVSDNFGVWIMYGIFTAFAVLSFWFVKTKLPELSGRELEDREGLEAS; encoded by the coding sequence ATGGGCGCGACTCAGCCAGGACCTAATCAGGGCGGATCCGAACGGATAGCCCACCCCGGAAAGGTTATCGGCGTTACCGTCGCTGCCGCTGTGGGTGGTTTGCTCTTCGGGTTCGATACCGCGGTTATCAATGGTGCAGTGGATGCCATTGGTGAAGAGTTCACGCTTAGCCCGGGCATCCTCGGCTTCACCGTTGCCATCACTCTGCTGGGCTGTGCCGTCGGCGCATGGTTTGCCGGACAGCTGGCGGATCGGCTCGGACGCAAGCTGGTGATGGTGGGCGCCGCCGTGCTGTTTGCCGCCAACTCCGTTGGTTCAGCCTTCGCCTTCTCCGAGTGGGACCTGATGCTCTGGCGCCTGATCGGCGGCCTCGCCATTGGTACCGCATCCGTCATCGCCCCGGGCTACATTGCAGAAGTTGCCCCGGCCAAGTGGCGCGGCGCCCTGGGCTCCGTGCAGCAGCTGGCCATCACCATCGGTATTTTTGCCGCACTGCTTTCCGACGCGTTCCTGGCCAACAGCGCAGGCAGCGCCCTTGGGGAACTGTGGTGGGGACTGGCTGCCTGGCGCTGGATGCTCCTGGTGGGCGTTCTCCCGGCAATTGTCTACGGTGTGCTGGCACTGACCATCCCCGAATCCCCGCAGTTCCTGGTCCGCCGCAACCGCGACGCCGAGGCGGCAACGGTACTCAGCAGCATCTCCGGGGTGACGGACACTGACCGGAAAATCCGGGAGATCCGGGAAAGCTTCAAGAGCCCCAAACCGACCTTCCATGACCTGCGCGGTCCGAAGTTCGGCCTGCAGCCGATCCTCTGGGTAGGCATGGCCATTGCCGCCTTCCAGCAGCTGGTTGGCATCAACGCGATCTTCTACTACTCCACCACTCTGTGGAAGTCTGTGGGCTTCAGCGAAAGCGATTCATTTACGACGTCGGTCATCACCTCCGTGGTCAACGTGGTGATGACCCTGGTTGCCATCGCCTTCGTGGACCGCATCGGACGGCGCAAGCTGCTGATGATCGGTTCCGCCGGTATGTTCGTGGGCCTGCTCGCTGCCACCGTGTCCTTCTTCCAGGCCGAGGACGTTGCCGGGGAAGTTTCGCTGCCGGGCATCTGGGGCCCGGTGGCCCTGGTGGGTGCGAACCTGTTCGTGGTCTTCTTCGCCGCCACCTGGGGGCCGGTCATGTGGGTCACCCTGGGCGAAGTATTCCCCAACAACATCCGATCCCTCGCCCTCGGGCTGGGGGCCATGGTCAACTGGATCTTCAACTTCATCGTCACCCTTGCCTTCCCGTGGGTAAGCGATAACTTCGGGGTGTGGATCATGTACGGCATCTTTACCGCATTTGCGGTGCTGTCCTTCTGGTTCGTGAAAACCAAGCTTCCCGAACTCTCCGGCCGCGAGCTTGAGGACCGTGAGGGCCTTGAGGCGTCCTGA
- the rpsB gene encoding 30S ribosomal protein S2, with translation MPVVTMRQLLDSGVHFGHQTRRWNPKMKRFIFTERNGIYIIDLQQSLSYIDRAYEFVKATVAHGGTVLFVGTKKQAQEAIAEQATRVGQPYVNQRWLGGMLTNFQTVAKRIQRMKELEEINFEDVASSGHTKKELLLLKRELTKLQNNLGGIRNLTKAPSLLWVVDTPKEHLAIDEAKKLNIPVVAILDSNCDPDDVDFPIPGNDDAIRSVNLLTRVIADAVAEGLMVRHNKSGNTEAAAEPLAEWERELLEGAAETPAAEAAAEAPAAEATGVDAVVDAPAAEVTEK, from the coding sequence ATGCCCGTCGTTACAATGCGCCAGCTGCTCGACAGCGGCGTCCACTTTGGTCACCAGACCCGCCGTTGGAACCCGAAGATGAAGCGTTTCATCTTCACCGAGCGCAACGGCATCTACATCATCGATCTGCAGCAGTCGCTGTCCTACATCGACCGTGCCTACGAGTTCGTCAAGGCCACCGTTGCCCACGGCGGAACCGTCCTGTTCGTCGGTACCAAGAAGCAGGCCCAGGAAGCCATCGCCGAGCAGGCCACCCGTGTTGGCCAGCCGTACGTCAACCAGCGCTGGCTCGGTGGCATGCTCACCAACTTCCAGACCGTTGCCAAGCGTATCCAGCGCATGAAGGAACTCGAAGAGATCAACTTCGAGGACGTTGCTTCCTCCGGCCACACCAAGAAGGAGCTCCTGCTCCTCAAGCGTGAACTGACCAAGCTGCAGAACAACCTCGGTGGTATCCGCAACCTGACCAAGGCACCGTCCCTGCTCTGGGTTGTTGACACCCCGAAGGAACACCTGGCCATTGACGAGGCCAAGAAGCTGAACATCCCCGTTGTTGCCATCCTGGACAGCAACTGCGATCCCGACGACGTCGACTTCCCGATCCCGGGCAACGACGACGCCATCCGCTCCGTAAACCTGCTGACCCGCGTCATCGCCGATGCCGTTGCGGAAGGCCTGATGGTCCGCCACAACAAGTCCGGGAACACCGAAGCCGCGGCCGAGCCGCTGGCCGAGTGGGAGCGCGAACTGCTTGAAGGCGCTGCAGAGACACCCGCAGCCGAAGCCGCTGCAGAGGCCCCCGCCGCTGAAGCAACAGGAGTCGACGCCGTCGTAGACGCTCCGGCCGCCGAAGTAACTGAGAAGTAA